The Gemella massiliensis DNA segment GAAGCTAAGAAAATTATTAGTGAAAACTTAGCAATTGAGGGACGTAAAGTAAGTCGTGATGAAGCGTTGAAAATTTTCAAAGAAGATCCGTATAAAGTTGAATTAATTAACGATTTACCTGAAGATGAAGTAATTACTGTATATACTCAAGGTGATTTTATTGATCTTTGCCGTGGAGGACATGTTAGTTCAACAGCCAAAATAAAAGAATTTAAATTGTTATCAGTAGCAGGGGCATATTGGAGAGGTAACAGTGATAACAAAATGTTACAACGTATCTATGGAACTGCGTACTTTACAAAAAAATATTTAGAACAACATTTAGTAAGACTACAAGAAGCACGTGAACGTGATCACAGAAAATTAGGAAAAGAATTAGGAATTTTTACAACAAGTCAAAAAGTTGGAGCAGGGTTGCCGCTATGGTTGCCAAACGGAGCAACTATACGCCGTACAATCGAACGTTACATTGTAGATAAAGAAGTGGAACTTGGTTATGATCACGTATATACTCCGATTATGGGTTCAAAAGAGTTATACATTACCAGTGGACACTGGGAGCATTATCAAGAGGATATGTTTCCACCGATGGAAATGGATCATGAAACAATGGTACTTCGCCCGATGAATTGCCCGCATCACATGATGGTGTATAAAAATGAAAAACATTCATACCGTGAATTGCCGATTCGTATTGCTGAATTGGGAATGATGCACCGTTATGAAGCCAGCGGTGCGGTAAGCGGGTTACAACGAGTTCGTGGTATGACTTTAAATGATGCTCATATTTTTGTTCGTCCGGATCAACTTAAAGATGAGTTTAAATTAACAGTGGGATTAATCGAAGAAGCATATAAAGATTTAGGTATTAAAAACTTTAGCTACCGTCTATCATATAGAGATCCTGAAAATACGGAGAAATATTTCAATGATGATGAAATGTGGAATAATGCTCAACAAATGTTAAAAGAAACTGCTGACGAACTTGGTTTAGAATATGTTGAAGCAGAAGGAGAAGCTGCATTTTACGGGCCAAAATTAGACGTTCAAGTAGAAACTGCAATTGGGAAACAAGAAACATTATCTACCATTCAGTTAGATTTCTTGTTGCCGGAACGTTTCGAATTGGAATATATCGGAGAAGATGGAAAAGCACATCGCCCGGTAGTGATCCATCGTGGAATTGTGTCAACTATGGAACGTATGGTTGCGTTCTTATTAGAAGAATACAAGGGAGATTTACCAACATGGTTGGCACCTAATCAGGTACGTATTATACCGGTAAATAATGATTACCATTATGACTATGCAAAAGAAATCATGTTAGAGCTTAAAAAATCAGGTGTTAAAGTTGCTATTGATGATAGAAACGAAAAACTGGGTTATAAAATTCGTGAAGCGGCAAGTAAAAAAATTCCGTATACTTTAGTTATAGGAGATAAAGAAGTAGAAAGTAAAGCGGTTAATGTAAGGATTTTCGGCTCTCAAAATCAAAAAGAAGAAAGTCTTGCAGACTTTAAAGAGAATATCTTAAAAGAAATTACTGAAAGATTAATTGAAAAAAACGCATAATATCAGAATAGATAATATAAAAAAGATGGAGGGAGAATATATTTCTCCTTTCACACTTATAAGGAGGAAATATATGTTACCACAATTAACAAAAGAAATACTAAACGGAGAAATTCAAGTAACAATAAAAACAACGCATGGAGATATGACATTTAAACTTTTTGAAAAAGATATACCTAAAACAGTAGAAAACTTTATAACTCATGCTAAAAATGGTTATTATAACGGAATTATTTTTCATCGTATTATTAAAGATTTTATGATTCAAGGTGGAGATCCTACCGGAACAGGAATGGGAGGAGAATCTATTTGGGGAGATAGTTTTGAAGACGAATTTTCTATGGACTATTTCCATTTCTATGGGGCGTTAAGCATGGCAAATGCCGGACCAAATACGAACGGAAGTCAATTTTTTATTGTTCAAAATAATCATTTGGATGCTAGAACACTAGATGCACTAGAAAAAGGTGGTTGGCCGGAAGAAGCTGTTAAAGGTTATGCCGAACTAGGTGGTACGCCTCACCTAGATCATCGACATACAGTATTCGGACATCTAATTGCAGGAGCAAAAACATTAGAAAAGATTGCTGCTGTAAAAACTGGAGCACAAGATAAACCAGTTGAAGAAGTTGTAATTCTTGATATAGAAGTTAAATAATAAAATATAAAAATCTATATAAATAAGCGGCATTACAAAATATTGAATTTTTTATAAATAAATTTTGTAATGTCGCTTTAATTAATGGCTTTAGCCAGTTGAGGAGGCGAAGTCTCCGAAACAATAAAACACCCGCTATGCGGGTGCGAGAAAAGAGTTAAACAATTGAAAAATCATCCTTTCTTGATAAAATAAGAGTAGTTTAAGCACTAAAATAAAGAAAGGATGATTTTAATTATGGCAAATAAACATAATAGTTTATCGCATACAAAGTGGGCTTGAGATATAATAGGGATACAGAGGAAAAAGCTTGATAAATAGGAGCTTTCAGCACTGTATCCCTATTTTTAAAATCAAACAAAATATCGAAAAGGAGGCTTTTATGATATGTAAAAGAATATTTCAAGCCATTATGTCAGTTATTCCATTAGCAAAGGCGGTGGAGAATAAATGAGATGGATATTAAAAATAATTTTATTTCCGATCAGCCTGCTGTTAAGTATTCTTACTGCATTTTTAACATTCTTACTAAGCATAGGAACAGCGTTACTGTATCTGCTAATGCTGATGTGTGTATTTGCGGCAATAGGCTCGTTCTTTATGTTGCACAACACAAGAGCAGCAATAGAAGCACTCATACTCGGATTTCTGCTAAGTCCTTACGGAATACCGATGATTGGAGCTGTAATTATAGCTTTTATACAAGGAATCAATGAAGCCATAAAATCAATATAAAAAATTTTATAAAAATGGTTACCAAGGGCGATAGATAAAAACTATCGTCTTTTTTAGTGGAAAAATATCATGGAAAGGAGAGCTTTTAGATGAGTATGTATTTATTTGATGAACAACCTATCGTTGCAAATAAGACATTGGCAAGGGAAATAGGTTTAAACGAAGCTCTTATCTTACAACAAATAAACTATTGGATAGAAATAAATAAGAAATCCGGCAATAACTTCTATGACGGAAGATATTGGACATATAACTCAATAAGAGCATGGCAGGAAAAAGATTTTGACTATATGAGTTTCGATACTGTAAAAAGAACCTTTGCGAAGTTGGAAAAGGCAGGTTTTCTACTCGTAGGGAACTACAATAAAGATCCAAGAGATAAAACAAAATGGTACACCATAAATACCGAAAAGCTGGAGGAACTTTATGCTGAAATTGAGAACAAAAAGAAAAAAGAAGAATTACAAGCCTTAGAAAAAGCTGTGCCTAATGCATTAGGGCAAAATGCACCAATGGAAAAGTGCAAAATCCACCAATGCACAAGTGCAGATTGCACCGATGCAACAGAGCAAAATCTGCCAATGCAAAATGGCAATATGCCCCAACCATTACCAGAGATTACTACAAATAATTCATCAAAGATTACTACAGATATTTCATCATATAATTCCACCCATCATTCCATCATAGATGCCGAGTATTCAGAACCAAGAAAAAGGATGGATGGAGAGGCGGAAATAGAAAACAAAAATATATATCAGAAATATTTAGATGAGTTAAGAACACAGACAGGCTATTATGAACATCTTGAGTTGGGCAATAAATTTATAGTTAAAGACTTTGATGAGATATTAAAGATACTGGCAGATATTATGATACTTGATGATAGAGAGTTTGTTACAATCAATCAAACGAAGCTTCCGGCACATATAGTAAAAGAAAGATTTAGAAAACTTAGATCAGAGCATTTAGAGTATTTGTCAGATGTTATTAAGGAAAATGAATACAAGATTAGGAATATCAGAGCATTTGTCCTAACAGCAGCATATAATGCACCAAGCGGGATAGATGCACACTACTCTGCCCTTGTAAGTTATGATATGAGAGGAGGATATTGAATGTGGTTAACGAAGAAATTGCAAGAAAGACATTAAGCCTTGAAGTTAAGGCTGCTAAAGTAACAGGAAAACTTCTTTTAAATCTGTTGAAAAAACTGATAAAAGAAGCAGAGAAACTGGGAGGACTTGAAAAGCTCGTTAAAGTAAACGGAAATGAAGTCAAGCTCAAGGATATGGCGAAAAAAGGGCAACTGGAAGAAATACCGGTAGAAGAAGCGGAACTGAAAGAACTGAAAAAAGAGCTTAACAAATATGGTGTTAAGTTTTCGGTAATGAAAGATAAAGAAACAGGCAAATACTCCGTATTTTTCCAAGCCAAAGATATGAAAATGATGGAGAAAGCCTTTAAAAATGCCCTTGCAACATCAGAAAGAAAGGCTGAGAGGAAAGAGTCCATTCACAAAAATATTGAGAAGTTTAAGGAGATGGCAAAAAATACTGTTTCTAAGGATAAAGTTAAGAATAAACAAAAGGAGCAGAGCTTATGAGCAACTTAATAACATTTGAAAATATGGAATTCGGGAAACTCACTGTAATGGAAAAAGACGGTGAGTTTTTCTTTATCGGAAAAGAAGTAGCTGAAAAGCTTGGCTATTCAAACACGAGAGATGCTTTGGTAAGACATGTGGATATAGATGATAAAGCTGATGTCGTGTTTCACGACGGCAGGCAAAGAAGAAGTATGGTATCTATCAACGAGTCAGGATTATATTCTCTGATCCTATCTTCAAAGCTACCACAGGCAAAGGAATTTAAGAAGTGGATCACCACAGAGGTATTGCCGAGTATTCGTAAGAATGGAGGATATATCAAAAATCAAGAAAAAATGAGCAATGAAGAAATATTGGCAAATGCGGTACTCCTTGCCAATCACCTGATTGCTGAAAAAGAAAAAATCATAGAAGATTTAGAGCCGAAAGCCAAGTATTTTGATGAACTGGTGAATAACAATCTGCTAACCAACTTTAGAAACACAGCAAAAGAGCTTCATATCCCACAAAAGGTATTTATTCAATTCCTCTTAGAGAAGGAACTCATTTACAGAGATAAGAAAAACAGACTTCTACCCTATGCTAAGAACAATAAGGGATATTTTGAAGTAAAGGAATGGTGTAGAAACGATAATGATGCAGTGGGCATTCAAACCTTTATAACACCTAAAGGAAGACACTTTCTTTTACTCTTGATTGGAGGTGAAAAGACTCGTGATAAATAAGATATTAAAAGACATCAAAGGCTTATTCAAGGTGCAGGATAAGGCAAAGTTTCTAAAGCAGAACATTCCCTATCTTGCATTTTTCTATTTAGGCAATATCTTTTCTCATCATGTGAGAAGCTATACTGGCGGAGATGTGATTGACAGGATATTTCAAGGAATACTTGAGCTTAATACAATGAGTTTTATCCCAAGCATACATCTTATTGATATACTGGTAGGAGTTGGAGTAGCAGCCTTAATTAAATTTATTGTCTATACCAAAGGAAAGAATGCCAAGAAGTTTAGGCAAGGCAGAGAGTACGGCTCGGCAAGATGGGGAAATAAAAAAGATATCGAGCCATATATGGATGAAAAGTTTCAAAACAATATCTTGCTTACTCAAACCGAAAGACTGACAATGAACGGCAGACCTAAAAATCCAAAGTATGCAAGAAATAAGAATGTACTTGTGATAGGAGGATCAGGAAGTGGTAAGACTCGATTTTTTGTAAAACCCAACCTTATGCAAATGCACAGTAGCTATTGTGTAACTGATCCCAAAGGAACGATAGTCCTTGAGTGTGGCAAAATGCTTGAAGATAACGGATATGAGATAAAAATTTTAAATACCATCAACTTCAAAAAAAGCATGAAATACAATCCATTTGCCTATATCCGTTCTGAGAAAGACATTCTGAAATTGGTGCAGACAATCATAGCAAACACGAAAGGAGAGGGCGAAAAAGTAGGTGAGGATTTTTGGGTAAAAGCCGAGAAACTCTACTATACAGCACTTATCGGATATATCTTCTATGAAGCTCCAAAGGAAGAAAAGAACTTCGCTACTCTCCTTGATATGATAGACGCTTCAGAAGTCAGAGAAGATGATGAAACCTATATGAATCCGATAGACAGACTCTTTGAAGCATTAGAAAAGAAAGAGCCTACACATTTTGCGGTGAAACAATATAAGAAGTACAAATTGGCTGCGGGAAAAACTGCGAAATCTATCCTTATAAGCTGCGGTGCAAGGCTTGCTCCATTTGACATTCAGGAACTTAGGGACTTGATGCAAGAAGATGAATTGGAACTGGATACTCTTGGTGATAGAAAGACTGCCCTCTTTGTTATTATATCCGATACCGATGATACTTTTAACTTTGTAGTGTCCATTATGTACTCGCAGTTATTTAATCTTTTATGTGATAAAGCGGATGATGTATATGGTGGCAGGCTTCCTGTCCATGTGCGATGCCTGCTTGACGAATTTGCAAATATCGGCTTAATTCCAAAGTTTGAGAAGCTGATTGCAACCATCAGAAGTAGAGAGATTTCAGCAAGTATAATACTTCAAGCACAATCTCAGCTAAAGGCAATCTACAAGGATAACGCCGATACAATTGTAGGTAATTGTGATAGTACCCTATTTTTAGGCGGAAAAGAGAAAACAACTCTAAAAGAGCTATCAGAAACGCTTGGTAAGGAAACCATAGACCTATATAATACTTCTGAAACAAGGAGCAATCAAAAGAGTTTCGGATTAAATTATCAAAAGACGGGGAAAGAGCTGATGAGTCAGGACGAAATAACAGTAATGGACGGCAGTAAATGTATCTTTCAACTTCGTGGTGTTCGCCCTTTCCTATCGGATAAATTTGATATTACAAAGCACAAGAACTATAAGCTACTTGAGGATTATGATAAAAAGAACCTGTTTGATATAGAAAGCTATATGAAAAGAAGGGGCAAGGCTAAACTAAATAAGAATACGGTTATTATGAAGTTATAGCTGTTAGATATTATTTGCATTTGGTATAATAATCAAAGAGAAATACACAAGGAGGAAACATTATTGAACGATAAAGAACTGATAGGAAAAGTTCATTCATCTATGTATCACCAATTAAAAAGAAAAGGATATGCAACAGCAGTAGATGTGCTTATGGATTTGGAAATACTTTCAAAGACCGACTATGAACTTTGGAGAAATGGAAAAGTTTTGTATTTGGAAAAAGTATGCAAGGTCAATCTTAAAAAATTGTCTACAATACTGCATGAAATGAGGGTATATGCAAAGAAAGGAAATCTAAAACCGTCGTTTTGTGTATATAAGAAATGGGCGGTTAAGAAAAAGAACGGGCAAGGGAAAAAGCCGGTTATTAAACTACGGTTTAGCAAAAGTGGTTCTGAAGATATTGAAAAATGGTATGCTACTCACTTTGTAGACACGAAGAAGATAGAAAAGATAAAAGAAGAAAAACAAGTAAATAACAGTGATGATAAGCAGTAAGTCTAAAAATAGATTTGCTGCTTTTTTCATGTAAAAAGCAGGAGGAAAGATGATAAGGATAAGAAATCCCACTTAACAGGCAGGAAAAATTTAATATCGAGGTTGTGAAGCGATTGGAAAATAAAACTTTCAGTCGTTTTTTTATTGAAAAGAAAAAGGAGATAAAGACAAATGAAGCAGGAAATGATTAACATCAATGCCAACTTGGTTGCAGAGCCTACTTTTTCAAGTTTTGAAAAAGATGAGGAAACAGTAGAAGTTGCAAACTTTACTCTTGTAAAAAAATACGGGAAAGGCAAGGAGTACATCAACTGTGCAGCCTATGGCGAGAAGGCAGAAACAGCAAAAGACTTTGAAAAAGGCGATCTCATTCATATCTTTGGATATTTCAAAGAGCGTGAAAAAGACGGTAAGACTTACAAAAACTTTGTAGTAAAGTCATACAACAAAATTGAGAAGAAAGAAAATAGGGAGGAAGAATAAAATGGAATTTTTTACACAGGCGGTAGATGTATTAAAAATATTAGTTATGGCGGTAGGTGCAGGACTTGGTGCATGGGGAGTTATCAACCTGATGGAAGGGTACGGTAATGACAATCCCGGAGCAAAATCACAAGGTATAAAGCAGCTTATGGCTGGAGGAGGTATTGTTCTTATAGGCTTAAAGCTTATTCCGCTACTTGCAAATCTTTTGAAGTAAGGAGAAATCTATGTTTGGTATTTTCGATAAGATAGAAGAATTTTTCAGAGAACTTCTGCTCGGAGGTATCAAGGCAAACTTAGAGTCCATGTTTCTTGACATAAACAATCAGGTAAACAGCGTTGCAGCAGATGTAGGAAAGACACCTATGGGGTGGAACGGAGAAGTATTCAGCTTTATTAAAAATATTAATGACTCCGTTATTATTCCCATAGCAGGGCTAATAATAACGGCAGTCCTTTGTATCGAGCTTATCAATATGGTCATGCAAAAGAACAATATGCACGATACGGACACCTTTGAGTTTTTCAAATACATCATCAAGATGTGGATTGCTGTATGGTTAGTATCTCATGCCTTTGAGTTTTCAATGGCGGTTTTTGATGTTGCACAAAGTATGGTAAACAAGGCGGCAGGGGTAATCAACACCTCTGCCACCGTTTCCGGAGATCAGATTGTTCAGATGGTGGATGCCCTAAAGGATAAAGGACTGGGTGAGCTTTTAATGATTCTGTTTGAAATCTCACTTGTAAAAGTTGCAATACAGGCAATATCCATCGTGATTATGCTTGTAGTTTATGGAAGAATGTTTGAAATCTATGTGTACTCATCTGTTTCAGCCATTCCTTTTGCGACGATGGGAAACAAAGAATGGGGGCAGATAGGAACAAACTACATCAAAGGACTGTTTGCTTTAGGGCTTCAGGGATTGATTCTAATGGTTTGTCTTGGAATTTATGCAGTATTGGTTAAAACGATAAACTTTACGGACATACACACGAGCATATTTATGGTACTCGGATATGCCGTATTACTGGGACTGATGATGTTAAAGAGCGGAACACTTGCAAAAAGCGTGATGAACTCGCATTAAGGAGGATAAGATGAAAACAACAGAAAATAAAGAAAGACTCTTTTTATCTGTGGAAGTTTTCCTTGCAGGATTTGCAGTAGCTTTTACTGCACTAAACAGGAGAAAACTAAGCAGACTGGAGAAAAAGATTGATACTGTCAAAAGAGACAGCAATTCCATTTTGATGTTTCAAAGTGAGAAAAATAATGAGATGGAAAGAGAAATCGAAGAAGTAAGGGACGAAGTTTCAAGCGTATATGGACATATAGAGGAACTTTTGAGAATAAAGGAAGATGGGAGGTAGCTTATGGCGTATGTACCCATCCCAAAAGATTTAAATAAAGTTAAAACAAAAGTTGCTTTTAATCTTACCAAAAGACAGCTCATAGGATTCAGCGTTGCAGGACTGATAGGAATCCCCGTATATATCTTTACAAGGAAATTTGTACCAAATGATATAGCAGTCATACTTCTTATTGTATCAACGCTTCCTATATTTTTCGCAACTCTTTTTGAAAAAGACGGACTGCCCTTTGAAAAGTATTTTAAGCATATCTATTTACACAAGTTTTATCAGCCTATGAAGCGTGTGAGAAAGGAGGTTTACCTTGAACAGCAAAAGAAAAATTCAGCAGATAAAGTTAGAAAGAAACAAAAAGGCACTGAAAAGTCAAAAAAAGGACTTAAAGCAAAATAAGGGAAAGATTAAAAAAGATGGAAGCCTACTTGACCTTATTTTTAAGAAAGAGCAAAAACGCTATACCGTAGAAGATACCATTCCCTATCTTAGAATGTTAAAAAGCGGTATATGCCAAACAGATGAAAGGTACTTTAATAAAAGTATCGTCTTTGAGGACATTAACTACCAGCTTGCCTTAGATGAAGATAGGGACTTGATTTTTAACCAGTTTGCAAACTTTCTAAACTCCTTTGATCCGAGTGTAAGTATCGAGCTTTCATATATCAATCAGCTTGGAAGAAATGAAGAAATGCAGTCGGCAATACAAATACCGGATAAAAAGGACGGCTTTGACGATATACGATTAGAGTTTAGAGAAATGCTAAAAAGCCAGATAGTAAAGGGAAATAACGGACTGAAAAAATCAAAGTATGTAACATTTACAGTAGAGGCGGACAATATGGAGCAGGCAATCTCAAAACTTGAAAGACTGGAGATAGACATCTTATCCAATCTTAAAAATATGGGAGTAAGGGCGGAAAGCCTTACCGGCGAAGAAAGGTTAAAGATTCTTCACGATATATTAAATCCAAGTAGGACATTTTACTTTTCATATAAGGACTTGCAAAGAAAAGAAAGTACAAAGACATATATTACACCTGATGAATTCAACTTTACACCGAGTAGATACTTTAAGTTCGGTAAATTCATCGGAGCAACAAGCCATTTTCAAATCCTTGCAAGTGAGCTTTCAGACCGTATGCTTTCAGAGTTTTTAGATATTGATGATAACATCAATATCTCGTTTCATATCAGGGCGA contains these protein-coding regions:
- the thrS gene encoding threonine--tRNA ligase, which encodes MVKLIFPDGSEREYDNKTPLEIAESISISLKKKVISAKLDDEYIEVNEPITHSGHIKLIVADDEDKDSLYVLRHSSAHVLAQALRRLYGKDVHFGVGPAIDGGFYYDFDIDYKVTEEDFKNIEKEAKKIISENLAIEGRKVSRDEALKIFKEDPYKVELINDLPEDEVITVYTQGDFIDLCRGGHVSSTAKIKEFKLLSVAGAYWRGNSDNKMLQRIYGTAYFTKKYLEQHLVRLQEARERDHRKLGKELGIFTTSQKVGAGLPLWLPNGATIRRTIERYIVDKEVELGYDHVYTPIMGSKELYITSGHWEHYQEDMFPPMEMDHETMVLRPMNCPHHMMVYKNEKHSYRELPIRIAELGMMHRYEASGAVSGLQRVRGMTLNDAHIFVRPDQLKDEFKLTVGLIEEAYKDLGIKNFSYRLSYRDPENTEKYFNDDEMWNNAQQMLKETADELGLEYVEAEGEAAFYGPKLDVQVETAIGKQETLSTIQLDFLLPERFELEYIGEDGKAHRPVVIHRGIVSTMERMVAFLLEEYKGDLPTWLAPNQVRIIPVNNDYHYDYAKEIMLELKKSGVKVAIDDRNEKLGYKIREAASKKIPYTLVIGDKEVESKAVNVRIFGSQNQKEESLADFKENILKEITERLIEKNA
- a CDS encoding peptidylprolyl isomerase encodes the protein MLPQLTKEILNGEIQVTIKTTHGDMTFKLFEKDIPKTVENFITHAKNGYYNGIIFHRIIKDFMIQGGDPTGTGMGGESIWGDSFEDEFSMDYFHFYGALSMANAGPNTNGSQFFIVQNNHLDARTLDALEKGGWPEEAVKGYAELGGTPHLDHRHTVFGHLIAGAKTLEKIAAVKTGAQDKPVEEVVILDIEVK
- a CDS encoding CD1845 family protein gives rise to the protein MRWILKIILFPISLLLSILTAFLTFLLSIGTALLYLLMLMCVFAAIGSFFMLHNTRAAIEALILGFLLSPYGIPMIGAVIIAFIQGINEAIKSI
- a CDS encoding DUF6017 domain-containing protein, which gives rise to MSMYLFDEQPIVANKTLAREIGLNEALILQQINYWIEINKKSGNNFYDGRYWTYNSIRAWQEKDFDYMSFDTVKRTFAKLEKAGFLLVGNYNKDPRDKTKWYTINTEKLEELYAEIENKKKKEELQALEKAVPNALGQNAPMEKCKIHQCTSADCTDATEQNLPMQNGNMPQPLPEITTNNSSKITTDISSYNSTHHSIIDAEYSEPRKRMDGEAEIENKNIYQKYLDELRTQTGYYEHLELGNKFIVKDFDEILKILADIMILDDREFVTINQTKLPAHIVKERFRKLRSEHLEYLSDVIKENEYKIRNIRAFVLTAAYNAPSGIDAHYSALVSYDMRGGY
- a CDS encoding PcfB family protein, whose protein sequence is MVNEEIARKTLSLEVKAAKVTGKLLLNLLKKLIKEAEKLGGLEKLVKVNGNEVKLKDMAKKGQLEEIPVEEAELKELKKELNKYGVKFSVMKDKETGKYSVFFQAKDMKMMEKAFKNALATSERKAERKESIHKNIEKFKEMAKNTVSKDKVKNKQKEQSL
- a CDS encoding phage antirepressor KilAC domain-containing protein, coding for MSNLITFENMEFGKLTVMEKDGEFFFIGKEVAEKLGYSNTRDALVRHVDIDDKADVVFHDGRQRRSMVSINESGLYSLILSSKLPQAKEFKKWITTEVLPSIRKNGGYIKNQEKMSNEEILANAVLLANHLIAEKEKIIEDLEPKAKYFDELVNNNLLTNFRNTAKELHIPQKVFIQFLLEKELIYRDKKNRLLPYAKNNKGYFEVKEWCRNDNDAVGIQTFITPKGRHFLLLLIGGEKTRDK
- a CDS encoding VirD4-like conjugal transfer protein, CD1115 family produces the protein MIDRIFQGILELNTMSFIPSIHLIDILVGVGVAALIKFIVYTKGKNAKKFRQGREYGSARWGNKKDIEPYMDEKFQNNILLTQTERLTMNGRPKNPKYARNKNVLVIGGSGSGKTRFFVKPNLMQMHSSYCVTDPKGTIVLECGKMLEDNGYEIKILNTINFKKSMKYNPFAYIRSEKDILKLVQTIIANTKGEGEKVGEDFWVKAEKLYYTALIGYIFYEAPKEEKNFATLLDMIDASEVREDDETYMNPIDRLFEALEKKEPTHFAVKQYKKYKLAAGKTAKSILISCGARLAPFDIQELRDLMQEDELELDTLGDRKTALFVIISDTDDTFNFVVSIMYSQLFNLLCDKADDVYGGRLPVHVRCLLDEFANIGLIPKFEKLIATIRSREISASIILQAQSQLKAIYKDNADTIVGNCDSTLFLGGKEKTTLKELSETLGKETIDLYNTSETRSNQKSFGLNYQKTGKELMSQDEITVMDGSKCIFQLRGVRPFLSDKFDITKHKNYKLLEDYDKKNLFDIESYMKRRGKAKLNKNTVIMKL
- a CDS encoding single-stranded DNA-binding protein gives rise to the protein MKQEMININANLVAEPTFSSFEKDEETVEVANFTLVKKYGKGKEYINCAAYGEKAETAKDFEKGDLIHIFGYFKEREKDGKTYKNFVVKSYNKIEKKENREEE
- a CDS encoding Maff2 family mobile element protein, producing the protein MEFFTQAVDVLKILVMAVGAGLGAWGVINLMEGYGNDNPGAKSQGIKQLMAGGGIVLIGLKLIPLLANLLK
- a CDS encoding VirB6/TrbL-like conjugal transfer protein, CD1112 family, which translates into the protein MFGIFDKIEEFFRELLLGGIKANLESMFLDINNQVNSVAADVGKTPMGWNGEVFSFIKNINDSVIIPIAGLIITAVLCIELINMVMQKNNMHDTDTFEFFKYIIKMWIAVWLVSHAFEFSMAVFDVAQSMVNKAAGVINTSATVSGDQIVQMVDALKDKGLGELLMILFEISLVKVAIQAISIVIMLVVYGRMFEIYVYSSVSAIPFATMGNKEWGQIGTNYIKGLFALGLQGLILMVCLGIYAVLVKTINFTDIHTSIFMVLGYAVLLGLMMLKSGTLAKSVMNSH
- a CDS encoding PrgI family protein → MAYVPIPKDLNKVKTKVAFNLTKRQLIGFSVAGLIGIPVYIFTRKFVPNDIAVILLIVSTLPIFFATLFEKDGLPFEKYFKHIYLHKFYQPMKRVRKEVYLEQQKKNSADKVRKKQKGTEKSKKGLKAK